A genomic segment from Modestobacter roseus encodes:
- a CDS encoding cytidylyltransferase domain-containing protein — protein MRVVAVVQARMGSTRLPGKVLRPLGGRPVLSWVLRAVHESGCADAVVVATSDLPEDDPVARLAAQEGAAVVRGSAEDVLDRYLLALREHPADAVVRLTADCPLLDPALLRTVVAAWRAAPETTDYVATTLERTLPRGLDVELVTAAALRVAGRAARGHDRAHVTSYVWSRPADFRLLGIVVRPGAAELRVTLDTLEDAALLDGVVATTGDRAPAWREVVELLRSRPDLVDLNAAVQQKELEEG, from the coding sequence GTGCGGGTGGTCGCGGTGGTGCAGGCACGGATGGGCTCGACTCGGCTGCCGGGGAAGGTGCTGCGCCCGCTGGGCGGGCGGCCGGTCCTGTCCTGGGTGTTGCGGGCGGTGCACGAGAGCGGCTGCGCCGACGCGGTGGTGGTCGCCACGAGCGACCTGCCGGAGGACGACCCGGTCGCGCGGCTGGCCGCGCAGGAGGGCGCAGCCGTGGTCCGCGGCTCGGCCGAGGACGTCCTGGACCGTTACCTGCTGGCGCTGCGTGAACACCCGGCCGACGCGGTGGTCCGGCTGACCGCCGACTGCCCGCTGCTCGACCCGGCCCTGCTGCGCACGGTCGTGGCCGCGTGGCGGGCGGCGCCGGAGACGACCGACTACGTGGCGACGACGCTCGAGCGCACCCTGCCGCGTGGGCTGGACGTCGAGCTGGTGACGGCGGCAGCGCTGCGGGTGGCCGGCCGTGCGGCCCGGGGCCACGACCGCGCGCACGTCACCTCCTACGTGTGGAGCCGGCCGGCCGACTTCCGCCTGCTGGGCATCGTGGTGCGGCCGGGCGCCGCCGAACTGCGGGTCACCCTGGACACCCTCGAGGACGCCGCGCTGCTGGACGGCGTCGTGGCCACCACCGGCGACCGCGCGCCTGCCTGGCGGGAGGTGGTCGAGCTGCTGCGCTCCCGACCAGACCTCGTCGACCTCAACGCCGCGGTGCAGCAGAAGGAGCTCGAGGAGGGCTGA
- the pseB gene encoding UDP-N-acetylglucosamine 4,6-dehydratase (inverting): MAELTGRTSLEGASVLVTGATGSFGTAFVRRALDLGARRVVVFSRDELKQHDMRGRFPGEARLRWFIGDIRDRERLRRAMDGVDIVVHAAALKQVDTAEYNPVEFIRTNVNGSENVVEAAIDTGVQKVVALSTDKASSPINLYGATKLCADRMFISANHYAAHQPTRFSVVRYGNVLGSRGSVIPFFRRLAAEGRPLPITDARMTRFWITLPQAVEFVVDSLDQMAGGELYVPRIPSSRLIDLAEAIAPGAATEEVGIRPGEKLHEEMIAADDSRRTLRTGDRYVITPYLAGWGYEPPTGEPLPDGFAYRSDTNDLLLGVDELRELVAALD; the protein is encoded by the coding sequence GTGGCAGAGCTGACAGGCCGGACCTCGTTGGAGGGCGCGTCGGTCCTGGTCACCGGAGCCACGGGTTCCTTCGGCACCGCCTTCGTCCGGCGGGCGCTGGACCTGGGTGCCCGGCGCGTGGTCGTCTTCAGCCGGGACGAGCTCAAGCAGCACGACATGCGCGGCCGTTTCCCGGGCGAGGCCCGGCTGCGCTGGTTCATCGGCGACATCCGGGACCGCGAGCGCCTGCGCCGAGCCATGGACGGCGTCGACATCGTGGTCCACGCCGCGGCGCTCAAGCAGGTCGACACCGCCGAGTACAACCCGGTCGAGTTCATCCGCACCAACGTCAACGGGTCGGAGAACGTCGTCGAGGCGGCCATCGACACCGGCGTGCAGAAGGTCGTGGCGCTGTCCACGGACAAGGCCTCGAGCCCGATCAATCTCTACGGCGCGACGAAGCTGTGCGCCGACCGGATGTTCATCTCGGCCAACCACTACGCCGCCCACCAGCCCACCCGGTTCAGCGTGGTGCGCTACGGCAACGTGCTGGGCAGCCGCGGCAGCGTGATCCCGTTCTTCCGCCGGCTGGCCGCCGAGGGGCGCCCGCTGCCGATCACCGACGCCCGGATGACCCGCTTCTGGATCACCCTGCCGCAGGCCGTCGAGTTCGTCGTCGACTCACTGGACCAGATGGCCGGCGGGGAGCTCTACGTGCCCCGCATCCCCAGCAGCCGGCTGATCGACCTCGCCGAGGCCATCGCGCCCGGTGCGGCCACCGAGGAGGTGGGGATCCGCCCCGGGGAGAAGCTGCACGAGGAGATGATCGCCGCCGACGACTCCCGGCGGACGCTGCGCACCGGCGACCGTTACGTCATCACCCCCTACCTCGCCGGCTGGGGCTACGAGCCGCCGACCGGGGAGCCGCTGCCCGACGGGTTCGCCTACCGGTCGGACACCAACGACCTGCTGCTGGGCGTCGACGAGCTGCGCGAGCTCGTCGCCGCCCTGGACTGA